The segment ACCTTGATCTTTCGCTTTATACAAGGCATGATCCGCTCTAAGAAAAAGATCTTTCGGAGTATCCGTTGAATTCTTGCTCCAAAATGATATTCCGCAGGAAACCGTTATACCCGGGTTGGTCTCTTCCCTTATCTTATCAATGATTCTAGTAACTATGCCCTTCCCCAAGGTTAGGTCGATTTTCGGCAAATAGATGGCAAGCTCTTCCCCACCCCATCTTGCCCCGATATCCGTATCTCTGATATTGGCTTTAATGATATTGGCCACCTGTATGAGAATTTTATCCCCAACTTGATGTCCGTATGTGTCATTAACAATTTTGAAATCGTCAATATCCAACAGAATGAACGTGCCGTATGAATCATGTTTCATTGACTTTTCTATTTTATCGTCCAAATATTTCCGAGAATAGAGCTTTGTCAAATAATCGGTGATCACATATTGCTCCAATTCCTCTCGCAGCATCGAATTATTAAAGGCCAATGTGGAATGGTGAATCAGTGATTGTAGTAGCTTGAACTGTTCAAAACTGAAATAGTAAGGCAATGGATGTGTGATGACACATGCACCTTTGATTCCATTTGGCGCAAGCATCGGAATAACCATACAAGAACAAAAAGGAAGGTCCGACAAGCGCTCATGTACTCGAAGGTCACCTATAAAAAGAGGTTCCCCATCGGAGTAGAGATACTCCTCCATATGTATCAGGTATTTCTTGATGTCCTTTTGTTGGAAGAAATCTGTTGACCCCGGCAACACTTCCGCCCCTTTTTCTTTAAATAGAATAAATGCGGCTTCCTTCGCCTCAAAGGAACGCAGGATTTTCTTGACCATAAATGTGGTTACTTCAGACAACCTAAGGTTAGTATTTAATTGATGGGAGGTTTCATTTATCAACTGCAAATCGGAAATGACTTGTTTGGATTGCTCATAGAGATGCGTATTTTCCAGTGCCGAACCTGTGGCATCTGCTATAAGCTTGATGAAATTTATCTCTGCTTCAGGAAGGGTAGCGGCATCAAGAGACATGATCTGGAGAACTCCGTACACTCCCTGCTCACCTTTTATGGGAACATAAATGTAGGCCCTTCTGTCTTTAATTGAATTTTCATATTGGACATCGCCTGTCACATAGGCGTTCATTGCGCAAAGGTTTGTATCATCAAAGTCCAACTTTTTTATAGGTAGATGCTGAAGATCATCATTATCAGAAGTTAGCAACAGAAGATAGGAAAAGTCGTCATACATTTTTTGCAATAACTTGATGACTTCTGATAAGATGCTTTCCACTTTCATAGCAGAATGAAAATTCGATGTGATGTTATATAATTCTTCATATTGCTTCTCTATGTATCTTTTATGTATGTATTGATTATAGTGTTGAAAAATGATTGAAAGTTCTTTTGAGATATGATTGAAGCTATCTAAAGGAAGGGGTAGCGGAGAAAGAAAATGCAGATCTATCTTCCCGATGGCATCTGCCTCATCGAAAAGCGGTATGACTACATTTTCCATATTGCTACCAATGTTCATGGATGCGGTATAGGTTACAGCCTGTTCACATATAGTGGACAGATTTCGAGTTACAGGTTTTCCTTCCAATGTGACGATTGCCTGTTCCGCACAGAGCTCCTCTTTCAATAGAAGTTGCAATTGTGTCAGAAAAGTAGATTGTGTTAGATCGGAAGACGAAAGGAAAAAATCAAATATTCTGCTTTTAATTTCGAGCATCTTGTTATTGGATTCCATTATTTTCACCTTTTATATTACTTATTACCTATATTATAACGGTAACAGGTAACATTTTCCTAGCATTATTTTATGGCACTAATAAAATTGTATCTTTTTCAAAAAGAACGAACCATAAATCGTCATTCTCGGAAAGGCGAACAACCGATAGCGGTTTTTCTTCCAAAGTCTTTTCAAGTATTGGGCCTTGTTTATTATTTACTTGCAGAACATAATTGTCTGTATCCAATTCTTCTATATTAGTAGAAAAACTATTCTCAACCTTTATTCTGAATTTCCCTTGCCTTTTCTCCACTTGCAATTCCGGGTTATAGTAGGTCCAATTGTTTTCTTCCTTCAGCCAAACCCCATCCGTTTTTTGATCCTGTTGCATATCGGTTGGAGTAATCTTCAGGTTTACTGCTTGAAGGGTTTCAAAACGATAGTTGTTCTCTGTATCCACTTGATAGGTAACAAGAATCGGTTCCCCTTCATGTTCTCTCACCATTGTAAGCTTCGGAATGGCCTGTTCCTGATTTCTCTCTTGTAAGACCACAGCCATTTGCTTTACTGCTTTTTCTTGTGGCGGGGCGGTTACGGGTTCTTCCTGAGGAGTATACTGATTTACAAATAAGTACAGAGTTACAGTAGCAATTGCAGCAATAATGGAGAATCGAATAACTTTTTCCTTGCCAGTTTCCTTATACATCTTCATTCCACCTTGATATAATTCTGAAAAAATTATATCATAAACATCTACTTCTTTTTCCTATTTAATAGTCCCCAAAATTATTTTAACTGTACAGTCCCCAACCTTTTCTAAACTATCCTTGACTTCTTATCCTTTTTTCCGATATAATAGCCTTTGTGTAAAATATTGCAGCCTATGTGGTATGCTATGTTGATTCATTTTGTTCCCCGTATTGCTTTACGGAGGTGTATCGTGTAACTCTTTGCTGCAGAGCGAGGATACATGAAAACAAAATGTTCAAGTAGATTAGTCACATCTGTTATTATTTTACAACAAATAATAACACGAAGGAGGAGTCATTCATGGCTCGTTATACAGGTCCAAGTTGGAAACTCTCTCGCCGTCTAGGCATTTCATTAAGCGGTACAGGTAAAGAATTAGAAAAGCGTCCTTACGCACCAGGACAACACGGTCCTAACCAACGTAAAAAGCTTTCTGAGTACGGCTTGCAATTACAAGAAAAACAAAAATTACGTCACATGTACGGCGTAAATGAGCGTCAATTCCGTAGCATTTTCGATGCTGCTGGTAAAATGCAAGGTAAGCACGGTGAAAACTTCATGATTCTTTTAGAATCTCGTTTAGACAACCTAGTTTACCGTTTAGGTCTTGCTCGCACTCGTCGTGGAGCTCGTCAATTAGTTAACCACGGTCATATCACGGTTGATGGATCTCGCGTAGATATCCCATCTTACCGCGTAAAGCCTGGTCAAGTAATCGGCGTTCGCGAAAAGTCTCGCAACCTAAGCTCTGTTAAAGAATCTGTTGAAGTAAACAACTTCGTACCAGAATTCTTAACTTTCAGTGCTGACGCTTTAGAAGGAACGTTCACTCGTTTACCTGAGCGCTCTGAATTAGCTGCTGAAATCAATGAAGCACTAATCGTTGAGTTCTACTCTCGTTAAGCGAATTGCTATGTAAATAGCATAACCAAAAACCCCTAGAAACCTTGATATATCAATGGTTATAGGGGTTTTCTTTTTTCTCTGCTTTGTAAAATAACTTATTCTAAATGTTTTATTTGGGGGAGGTTGGGGGAGGTTTTGGGGGCATTTTTTGAAACGGACAGACACCCTCTTCCAACCAACTATTATATTCCCTACCTTAAATCAATATGCCGTCTACATTTTGTACACACAAATAAATATTCCTCTACCTCCTGGTGCCTCTTTAGCTTCCTGCAGGTCTGGCACGATAGTTCTACGAGACGTCCCTCGGACTCTGAGCCTCCCGTCATATTGACGTGCTCCTCAACCTCTTGGAAGTCTTGCTGATTATTGAACAAACAAAAGGCAAAGGACGTCGCCAGTACGCCTGTAAGCAGGCTGACTAACTCCATGTGGACATTTCACTTTTAAGTGCATATTTGACGTCAGCTTCATCATGTTTCTTTAGCGGTAGCACTCTGTACGCCTCGTAGACACCAAACTCATTCTGGAGTTTTTCAACCATTGCTTCGTCATCCAGACACCTTTCTAATATTAACCCTGCTAATGTGGTCGGTCTCATCTGACAAGCTGTTGACAACATATTCAATTTCTTTAGATAACTATTAGACAATGAAATTCCTACTCTGTTAATCTTCTTATTTCCCAGTCCCTTATCTTCTATCATTCCTATAACCTCCCAAAATATCCATTGCCAATTGACATGTGTAATTGTAGCACACTGTAACAGTTGATTTCTAAGAGTAGGGCAGGAGGGAGGCCCTGATTGCCCCCTGGTTCCGGACCTCTATTCGCCTCCCCTCCCCTTGTGGCTGTAAGTCGGGAGTAGGGACGTCTTTTACTGCATTCTGGCCATATATTTCCGCATTTTGTTCTAGCCAATACTTAGCCTCCCTCAAGGACCATTTAGGCTGTGGAAGAGGGACATCTTCCCTCTCCTCCTGGTCATAAAAGTATGGCTTCATCAGCTGGTGAAATTGTGAAGAGTAAGCAGCCGTGAATAATGCAGCTCTAATTATTTGGTTGCGATCCAGGGACGTCACTTTAAACACATCATCCACATACTTCTGGAAGACATCATGATACCTTACTGTTGGACGGTACACCATTAGTGGACGTCACCTCCTCCACAAGTGCTTTTAATAATCGCTCTCCTTCTGACGTCAAAAATACGTCTCTACGCGTCAATAAGACTTCTGCCAACTCTTTAGTCATGAATTTCACAAAAACGCCTCCTTGGGGTCATTTTGGCGCCCTGATGACGCCTTTAATAAAACATATGTATTTGAACAGTAAATATGTCTTGTTAACTTAACTTTTTTATTTTGATATTTATTAATGATTAGAGGAATTACTTTTAACTACGTTGAATGAGTTTATAATACGGGGGTGGTCTTCATGCCGATCAATGGCTTTGTATGTAATCTTAGAGTGATATTAGCAGAAGAAAAAATGAGAAATCCATCTTTTACACAGAAAAGACTTGCAGAGAAGATAAATTTGAGCCGTACTGCCTTAAATGCCCTGGTCAATGAGAAGAGTTTACCTAGCTTTGAAGTGGCTTATAACCTAGCAAAAGAGCTAGATCGACCAATTGAACGAATTTGGGTGAAGTTCGATGATAGAGTCGAATTCAAAGAGAGTGATAGTGTATGAGAAACAAAATTGAAGTTGGTGATACAATCAGAAATCCTGAAAATGGCCTTGTTGGTATTCTGAAGAAAGAGGAAGGTAGAGAAAACTACTATGTTGAGGGTCATCATGAGTATGCTGGCAAGTGGCAAACTGCCGGTGGAACGTTGAAGGACTATCAGAAATGGGATTTGTACCAGAAAGGAAAATAATGCACTATATCAAATTTTTTACCAAAAAAGTTTTATAATTTACAAATTTTCCATTTGCCGTTATGTTTTTATGGTAATATCAATATGTAAAATAAAGGGGGATTGGTTACTATGAGTAAAGAAAAAATCAAAAAGCCATTTTATAAAAAGTGGTGGGTATGGCTAATTGCTTTCGTTATTATCATTGGTGCTGCAACAAGTGGTGGGGATGAAACGACACCGGACGCGAGCTCAACAAGTCCAGCAAATACTGAAGTGAAAGAGGAAAACACTGAAGTTGATGATACCACAGAAGAAGCTTCTGAAGAACAGGAAAGTGATGAATCAGGAAGTGAAGAGGAAGCAGAAGAAGCTAAAGAGGAAAGTGTTCCTAGAGAATATAAATCAGCTTTAAAGAAAGCAGAGTCATATGCAGCAACTATGCATATGTCAAAACAAGGCATTTATGATCAATTAGTATCAGAATACGGAGAAAACTTCCCAGAAGATGCAGCTACATATGCTATTGATAATATCGAATGGGATTGGAATGAAAATGCACTAAAGAAAGCACAATCATATGCCGAAAATATGGATATGTCTAATCAGGGAATTTATGACCAGCTAATATCAGATTATGGGGAGAAATTCACTCCTGAAGAAGCACAATATGCTATTGATAATTTAGAATAATGAATAAGCCCCTCCAATTCGGAAGGGCTTTTTTATCTAATTACATCTTTTCCAATTTAATTTTGTTTGAGTTAATTAAGTTTGATTTCTTCGTTATCGTTACTTTTGATTTACATTTACCGTCCTTTGAAACGACCTCATAAGTTACCATCCGTTATCACTCCTCTATATTTTTTTACAAAGACTTATAAAATTTACCCATAGCTGCTGCTGCTTCGTAACGATCTTTCCCCGTTAACTCCACAAACTTGTTTCCTTTGAGTCCATCTTTAGACCCTCCGCACACAATAACTTCTTTTGCTACTTGGATTTGTGTTGCGGTAGAGCGTAGGAAAATAGGTACTCTCAAGCGTCCTGCGATAAGCTCCGCAGCAGGAAAATCTGAATACTGATTAATAACAATAGCTTTTTCTAACATGAATGGTTCCTCCTTTTTTGGTGGTGCTGGTTTCGGCTTTGGTTGGACAGGTGCAGCATTTATAGGAATAACTCCATGAGTCATATCCAGCAATTCTTTATAATAAGATGCCCTTGTAACCATCGGTGCTGGGCAGTTTTTCCCCGTTACGTCATAATGGCGGACAAAACGGTTATATGTGTCTTTCAGTTGAGGGAAACGGTTTTGTAACATTTGATGTACCAGGGCGGTACGTTTTAAGGTATCTGGATGAATGGATCCATCTTTCTCCTGGCACATCTCCACACTTACCGTTAAGAGGTTGGCGTTTCCCCCTGGATATTGAGGGCTTGTTGCACGTAAGGTGGATAATAACGGACCTTGTCGTCTGTCGTTTGCTTGGAAACACACTTCATCCAGAGGAACAAGCTCTAATGCTTCCTCTTTATCTACAAAGATATGTGCGCTGGCATACCTTTTCTTATCTTCTGGTTGTTTATCGTTAAGATCAGGTAACGAACTATCAAAATACGTAAAGTGGTTAGATGCTGAAGCTCCATGATTTGCAGTAGCATGATCCACAACAGCTTGCACTCTCAGTAACTTAATGCCGGGCCTTGTGGTAGGATGTCTACGGATGTGCCTCTTTTTATAATTCAATGCAACCATAACAATCTCTCCTTTCAAAATTAAAAACCACCACGGATGGCAGCTCTACTTCTTGATTAATCCTTGGGCTTTTAACGCGTTCTCTTTCAGTTGTTGTGCCTGTTTACTGACATAGGTGTTCTTCCAGATTCCCCATAGGTTCCATGCTAGGAATGCCGTCAGCATGACAGCTGCTACAAATGGGCCAACATACTTCTCTAGGTCCCAGCCAAATACCGCGGTTAAAAACAAAGCAACCGCAGATCCCCAAGCGCTTAATAAAATGCCCCAGTCTTTCCATGTTTGTGGTTTCGTGTACATAATCATTCTCCTCCCATTCCTAATCCATTACGAAATATGACCCAACAAAAAGCAGCGAACCCCGCAGCGAACGGCGTGGCAAAAAGAAAAAAGACCTTCCAGGCGAAAGTCTTCATACTTTTATAATTTTTCTCATGCATTTTATTGGAGTTTTCGACTAGTTCTTTAAAGTCATCAAATTGTTTTTTTATATCATCTTCTACTTTGTCTAGACGCTTATGTGCTGACTTTGCGCTCTCATCCGTCCGTTCTGCCAACTCTTTCACGTTACGAAGATTTTCAAATTTTTCGGTGTGACTAAACACTGTCTTATCGACTTCATGGAGGGTCTTTTGTATGTCTTTAATCCCGTCCTTCATTTCTCTTACATCTTGCTCCCTCATTTTCTCCTCCTCCAATGACAACAACGGTAAGGCCCCCTAACATAGAAAGACATCTTATGCCCCTCATTTTGTTTCTATATTATTCTGATAATCGAGTAGCTAAATGCTGTTTTACAATCCCAGTTAATGCCGTAATCGATTCGTTTCCACGATACTCTTCCGAGGTCAAAGGAATAATCCCATTTATGTTAATGTTTCTTTCTGCTGTGTGGCCACTAAAGCTTATTTGTACAGAACTTACTTCTCCCTCATCGGTCCATTGTACATTGGTAGATCTAATTTGAATAATCACTCTTCATCACTCTCCTCATCTGCATTTTCAAAAGCTTCACAAATATGGTCATAGGCAAATGCTTCACTTCCTGCTACCTCTCCATCGTAATCCAGTACAATAGCTTTAACGGTTTTTAACATACCATGGTGATCACCACCCTCAATGATAAACTTTTCACTTAGAAGTTCTTCTTGTTGTTGTTTGAAACCAGCTACATCCTCAATGTCAAAGTTTCCATTTTCTTTTTTGTTTGGCGCTCCGTTTTCGTTTACTCCAGCGTACTCTTTAATTAGTTCTAATTCTTCTTCTGCAATTTGCTTGTTTTTCTCGATAAGAAGGTTGGCCAGTCGAGTACGATGCCTTGATTGTTTTCCTTTCAGCTTTAAATTGATAAGAAAAGATGCTATTCCTGCTACGTAGTTATAAGAAATTTGAATTTTCATGAGTTGGTCCTCCAATTTTAGTTAAATTAAAAACAGGCAAGGAGCACCTGCCTGTTTGATTACTTTATTTAGAATGGAATAGATATGAAATAGAATCTTGCTCCACTTTCCCCTGGGTAGTCGCTTGTTTCTACCTCATAGTTTAGGAAAACATATTTTTCGATGTCAGGAAGGTAGTAAACTAGTTCGTATCGCTTGAGTGTGGGTGTCACTCTCCTTAAGTATTCACCGACAAGTTCCGCCTCAATAATTGTGTGTTCCTCTCCGGTAGAGGGATGGCTGGTTGGATTCATCCCAAAAGCAGGGTTGTCATCGGCCAAACGATAACGTTTGCCATCAATCTCATTTACATACATGTATTCCTTATGCTCCGTTTCGAGAAACCTGAAAGAATACGTGACTTCTTTTTTCCAGTTCAGTATTGGTGCCATTATACCCTCCTTAATTAAATAGTGTGCTTCAGTGTACCATTGGTATAGAATTGGATACTGCCATTATTGATTCGGACATAGTTATTGTTATCTCTCATAATACGCAAGTCCCCGCCTGTCATATCTATTTGAGCATCTCCTATGCCTAGGAAGAACTTCACCGGATCACTTAACCCCCTTAATCTATTGATATTCAAATTTCCTTGCACATTGATGCCTCTGCCGACACCAGGAGTAAGGTTGATATCACGGCCTCCTGAAAGGACTATATCCCTTGAAGCATATAAAGTAGCGTCATGCGTATTGGCATTTATTCTACTAAACTGCAGACTAGACCAAGGTAATCCGTTTTCTTCTGAACGTAATTGAATCCCATTACTGTCTGTTACCATTGTTACTAAGGAATTACTAGAAAAAAGACCTTCACCATTGGAAAGGCGTGCAATTCGACTTGCATTTGTGGATTCCACTCTATCTCCAGATAGCGAAACGGATCCTTGACTTCCAATAGTAGAGATACTTACACCGGACAGACTTCCAGCTATAACTGTTCCGAGATTCGCACTTAACGCAGAAAGAGAGCTTACATTAATTTGTACAGCAGTGATTGTGTTAGTTCTAATCTTTCCGCCGTCAATCTCGGTGGTGTTTGGAAACTTCCATGCTTGAAACTCTTCTGTTATTTCAAAAGGGTTTGGCTCCCAAGAAGTATTTTTATTTCCTTCCTCTAACATAACGTTTTTAACTTCAATCCATTTACCGCCAACTGATGCGTCTGTTGAACCGATTAACAGATAACCCACTTGCGTAGACCAAGGTGAAGTTAAAGAAACAGAAACCCTTGTATAATTTGAAGTATCTAAATTTACACTTAAATTTGGGAAAGATACGTTTGAGCCATCCCCCCTCATAAGATAGGTGTAATTCAAATTCTCTGCATTTCCCCTCACATCAAAAGAAAGCGTGTAGGTTTTCCCTTGGGTAATCTCGGTCTTTCTATAAACAGTATTACTACTTAACTGTAAGCCGAAATTTGTACCGCCCCCACCATAATTTACTCTCGCGCTGTGTCCAATCTCTAAAGCAGTTCTTATTTGAGTAGCATTAGTGCCCCATGCGGCGGTTTGTTGTAACATGGAACCTTTAAATATATTGGTTCCTCCAACTTGTATTTTCGTGGGATCATATCCATTCGCAAAGGTCACATTTCCATCAATGTGAATTTTTGAGGAAAGGATCCTGGTACCTTCCGAGCTAAGGTTAATGGCTGCAACTACCCCGTTCTTCTCTACCCGTAGGGCAATCTCACTCGCATGCTGCGTGATAGTGGATTCTGCTGTTGAAACTCTTGACTTCAAAGAGTTCTGATCAATCAGGTACTCCTCAGTTCGGACTCGTTGCGTAATTTGATTAGCTTGTTGAGAGATGGATGATTCTGCATTATTCAACCTGGAAAGTAAGCTGTTTTGATCTGTATTATAGACGGACTGATTGACCTTACTCTCTATCAAGCTTGCATGTTGGGAGATAGTGGCCTCTGTGGTGGTGACTCTTCCTTCTACTGCGTTAAAATCAATTTGAGACACCTTAGATGTAATATCCGTCTCTGTCTGTAAAATACGACTCTCTGCACTCTCGAAGCGTTGAACTACACCGTTTTGGTCCGTGTTGTAGGAGATGACACTAACCCGGCTGTCTACGGCATTATCGACTTCCACCTTCGTGTAGGTTTCCTCTTTATTCGCCTTGGATATTAATTGTCCATTCACATATTCCAGACCAGCTTTTTCTCCCATTTCAGCGAGACTTGGCGTAATTTGTTTCCACCCGGAACCTGTCCATTTAAAATACACATCATCCGTGGTCCGAAGCCATAGTTGGTCTATAGCATAGTTTGTTCCAGAAGGTTCTGTTG is part of the Sutcliffiella sp. FSL R7-0096 genome and harbors:
- a CDS encoding helix-turn-helix domain-containing protein; the encoded protein is MPINGFVCNLRVILAEEKMRNPSFTQKRLAEKINLSRTALNALVNEKSLPSFEVAYNLAKELDRPIERIWVKFDDRVEFKESDSV
- a CDS encoding Ltp family lipoprotein, with amino-acid sequence MSKEKIKKPFYKKWWVWLIAFVIIIGAATSGGDETTPDASSTSPANTEVKEENTEVDDTTEEASEEQESDESGSEEEAEEAKEESVPREYKSALKKAESYAATMHMSKQGIYDQLVSEYGENFPEDAATYAIDNIEWDWNENALKKAQSYAENMDMSNQGIYDQLISDYGEKFTPEEAQYAIDNLE
- a CDS encoding phage tail spike protein — protein: MDPKTDEILGSLEHQVGESPFWDDIHTEDIKNKEDFDFSMRADVPEAIHASKRNLVAIPDDEGHLREFIIYEVDQFSDGTKQIFTVASYTEIKKQKKPIPPTVLEGQTVNTSMDWTLAGTGWKRGITEHAGIRKVTIDTYKDPFQVLKQLASLFGLELRFRVETNRHKITGRYVDMVKKRGEITNKETELGKDLIGIERKESTDIVTALLVLGPEQEDGSRLTVDIFDDEALQRWGRDGKHLWALYEPETDNENITLERLTELGKTQLGKMVNSVVEYTVTAAALEHYFGLSHEKVRMGDINRIKDESFVPPLYLEARIIEISRSISDKSKRSYKLGDFIEYSEEDIKKTFKQLLVLYGQKVIRRDTPPPNPRQGMVWVDTSGQLDVIYTWNHYAQKWEKATPTFAEEVGAYDKETVDNKDKSVFDDAMWYTDIVSEEKKQEAIQHTDTEVQKRELAIIRQATEPSGTNYAIDQLWLRTTDDVYFKWTGSGWKQITPSLAEMGEKAGLEYVNGQLISKANKEETYTKVEVDNAVDSRVSVISYNTDQNGVVQRFESAESRILQTETDITSKVSQIDFNAVEGRVTTTEATISQHASLIESKVNQSVYNTDQNSLLSRLNNAESSISQQANQITQRVRTEEYLIDQNSLKSRVSTAESTITQHASEIALRVEKNGVVAAINLSSEGTRILSSKIHIDGNVTFANGYDPTKIQVGGTNIFKGSMLQQTAAWGTNATQIRTALEIGHSARVNYGGGGTNFGLQLSSNTVYRKTEITQGKTYTLSFDVRGNAENLNYTYLMRGDGSNVSFPNLSVNLDTSNYTRVSVSLTSPWSTQVGYLLIGSTDASVGGKWIEVKNVMLEEGNKNTSWEPNPFEITEEFQAWKFPNTTEIDGGKIRTNTITAVQINVSSLSALSANLGTVIAGSLSGVSISTIGSQGSVSLSGDRVESTNASRIARLSNGEGLFSSNSLVTMVTDSNGIQLRSEENGLPWSSLQFSRINANTHDATLYASRDIVLSGGRDINLTPGVGRGINVQGNLNINRLRGLSDPVKFFLGIGDAQIDMTGGDLRIMRDNNNYVRINNGSIQFYTNGTLKHTI
- a CDS encoding DUF1617 family protein produces the protein MKIQISYNYVAGIASFLINLKLKGKQSRHRTRLANLLIEKNKQIAEEELELIKEYAGVNENGAPNKKENGNFDIEDVAGFKQQQEELLSEKFIIEGGDHHGMLKTVKAIVLDYDGEVAGSEAFAYDHICEAFENADEESDEE
- a CDS encoding diguanylate cyclase; the encoded protein is MESNNKMLEIKSRIFDFFLSSSDLTQSTFLTQLQLLLKEELCAEQAIVTLEGKPVTRNLSTICEQAVTYTASMNIGSNMENVVIPLFDEADAIGKIDLHFLSPLPLPLDSFNHISKELSIIFQHYNQYIHKRYIEKQYEELYNITSNFHSAMKVESILSEVIKLLQKMYDDFSYLLLLTSDNDDLQHLPIKKLDFDDTNLCAMNAYVTGDVQYENSIKDRRAYIYVPIKGEQGVYGVLQIMSLDAATLPEAEINFIKLIADATGSALENTHLYEQSKQVISDLQLINETSHQLNTNLRLSEVTTFMVKKILRSFEAKEAAFILFKEKGAEVLPGSTDFFQQKDIKKYLIHMEEYLYSDGEPLFIGDLRVHERLSDLPFCSCMVIPMLAPNGIKGACVITHPLPYYFSFEQFKLLQSLIHHSTLAFNNSMLREELEQYVITDYLTKLYSRKYLDDKIEKSMKHDSYGTFILLDIDDFKIVNDTYGHQVGDKILIQVANIIKANIRDTDIGARWGGEELAIYLPKIDLTLGKGIVTRIIDKIREETNPGITVSCGISFWSKNSTDTPKDLFLRADHALYKAKDQGKNQMCFESLEKYKS
- the rpsD gene encoding 30S ribosomal protein S4, which codes for MARYTGPSWKLSRRLGISLSGTGKELEKRPYAPGQHGPNQRKKLSEYGLQLQEKQKLRHMYGVNERQFRSIFDAAGKMQGKHGENFMILLESRLDNLVYRLGLARTRRGARQLVNHGHITVDGSRVDIPSYRVKPGQVIGVREKSRNLSSVKESVEVNNFVPEFLTFSADALEGTFTRLPERSELAAEINEALIVEFYSR
- a CDS encoding N-acetylmuramoyl-L-alanine amidase: MVALNYKKRHIRRHPTTRPGIKLLRVQAVVDHATANHGASASNHFTYFDSSLPDLNDKQPEDKKRYASAHIFVDKEEALELVPLDEVCFQANDRRQGPLLSTLRATSPQYPGGNANLLTVSVEMCQEKDGSIHPDTLKRTALVHQMLQNRFPQLKDTYNRFVRHYDVTGKNCPAPMVTRASYYKELLDMTHGVIPINAAPVQPKPKPAPPKKEEPFMLEKAIVINQYSDFPAAELIAGRLRVPIFLRSTATQIQVAKEVIVCGGSKDGLKGNKFVELTGKDRYEAAAAMGKFYKSL